One Arthrobacter sp. FW306-07-I genomic window carries:
- a CDS encoding dihydrodipicolinate synthase family protein, producing the protein MSAITGVMPVAPTIFADNEELDLDGQRRVLDYLVDGKSDAVCILANYSEQFSLTDEEREQVLRTTMEHLDGRLPVCVTTSHFSSRIARERSLHAQELGAEMVMLMPPFFGATMKVDDDAVVEYFKRVADGLEIDIMIQDAPMSTTPLSVALLARIATEMPNVNYAKIEMPQAADKLRALGAAAGPSLPGLFDGEEAITLIPDLEAGAVGTMSSCMVPDQLGRIVRDFHAGERDKAIHAWEDLLPFIHFENRQCGLRATKVLMKEGNIIASDRTRHPVGELNPHTRAQLVEMAKRKDPLILRWA; encoded by the coding sequence GGAACTGGACCTCGACGGCCAGCGCAGGGTCCTGGATTACCTGGTGGACGGCAAGTCCGACGCCGTCTGCATCCTGGCCAACTACTCGGAGCAGTTCTCGCTGACCGACGAGGAACGCGAGCAGGTGCTCCGGACCACCATGGAGCACCTGGACGGGCGGCTGCCGGTCTGCGTCACCACCAGCCACTTCAGCTCGCGGATCGCCCGGGAGCGCAGCCTTCACGCCCAGGAGCTCGGCGCGGAGATGGTGATGCTCATGCCGCCGTTCTTCGGGGCCACCATGAAAGTGGACGACGACGCCGTGGTGGAGTACTTCAAGCGCGTGGCCGACGGCCTGGAGATCGACATCATGATCCAGGACGCACCGATGAGCACCACCCCGCTGTCCGTGGCCCTCCTGGCACGGATCGCCACGGAGATGCCGAACGTGAACTACGCCAAGATCGAGATGCCCCAGGCCGCGGACAAGCTCCGTGCGCTCGGTGCCGCGGCCGGGCCGTCGCTGCCCGGACTGTTCGACGGCGAGGAAGCCATCACGCTCATCCCGGACCTGGAAGCCGGGGCCGTGGGCACGATGAGCAGCTGCATGGTTCCGGACCAGCTGGGCCGGATCGTGCGGGACTTTCATGCAGGGGAACGGGACAAGGCGATCCACGCCTGGGAAGACCTGCTTCCGTTCATCCACTTCGAGAACCGGCAGTGCGGCCTGCGCGCCACTAAAGTCCTGATGAAGGAGGGCAACATCATTGCCAGCGACAGGACGCGCCATCCGGTGGGGGAGCTGAACCCGCACACCCGGGCGCAGCTGGTGGAGATGGCCAAACGCAAAGACCCGCTGATTCTCCGCTGGGCGTGA